Genomic DNA from Cloeon dipterum chromosome 3, ieCloDipt1.1, whole genome shotgun sequence:
GTGTTACTTATTTCCAACCTGTTTATAGCGATCTTGCATCAAGGGATTCACTGCTCCCGAGCGATTTTGGAATGGAGTACAGCCAGACAAGCAGCAAGCACCCTTGTAGAAACGTTTGGAATGACTCCGTCTGCTTGAACATGCCAACAGACGATAGCAGCAGTTTGAGAAGACCCAATGGCGCCGAGATGAGCGACTCTTTTATCCAGTTCAAAGACGACACGCcccaaagaaaagaaatagtTGAAGATTCTGATGATACAGAATCCTTCGTCAAGTTCAGGCATGATACGCAAGAGTCTGTTAGCAACAGTCTTGAACTGCAGCCACATGTGCCTTTGAACATTCCCACGAGTGCAACCGAGAGCTGTGAAGAGGAGGACCTCGAAGTTTCAACTGACTCGGAGCAAATTAAGTTGGCTCCATCGCCCACGTTCCTCTACATCCAAATGCAGCTGTGCAAAAAGGAGAGCCTGCGTGAATGGCTCCAAAAGAGAAACGCCGGTGACTTCTCTGAGGAGGAGTCAAGCGATTTCTCTTTTGAGAAAtcgatgttttattttcaacaaatcaCCTTGGCTGTGGAGTACATTCACAACCAGAATCTTATTCACCGAGATCTCAAGGTATcgtgctattttatttcagttgcCTCTGGTTCTAATAAAATCTATTTGACAGCCATCAAACGTTTTCCTCTCCATTGATGGTCATGTGAAAATAGGAGATTTCGGGTTGGTTACCACGATGGCAGATCCAGATAATGGGAGGACACCAAGCTTGGAGGAAAAGAAGTTCCAAAGTGCTTTTGCTGACAATGATCGGCACACTGCTAATGTTGGCACTCGCCTCTACATGAGTCCAGAACAGGTGATTTTTATTGTGTCTTCAATGGGCCTCATTCAATAGAAAAGTgcatgtaaattaaatttccatgcaAACATGTCCCTTTTTGTGttaggtaaaaattataattctttcttttttaaattccagattttgGGTCTGCCTTATGGACacaaagtggatattttttccttgggGCTAATTTTGTATGAAATGTTGGTGCCATTCGGGACCTTGATGGAGCGAGCACAGAGTCTGCAGTTGGCCAGAGAGGGTCTCTTCCCAGATAGCTTCTCTACGCAATATAAGAATGAGGTAGGTGCCTCTTTATAATAACTGGAGAGGAGTTTGTGATGTATTGTGCATTTCAGTCTGAATTGGTCCGGCTCATGTTGTCGCACTCGCCAGATGAAAGACCAACAGCTTCACAAGTTCGCCAAAAGTTGCAGTCTTCAATCTCCTCTTCTTAATGGTAGAAATCATTAGTAGAAGTAATCTGCGTTAAAATAAGTGATCCAAATATCAACCCGTTTAagatgtttgaaattttaagggCCTCTTACTTCTCAAAAGGCATAGTTTTGaggctttttttatttaatcctaACAAATCCAGCTATTTAATTGAGTATTTGCTCATTAGTGTCGACGATCATACATCCCAATTTTTCTCCTTGGACTGATTTAACTAAATCTTTACTTAAACAAGTTGCCTAttgtgttttgaataaatgtaAAGTGATATAAATGTGAACGACTTACGTATgaattaaacaaactgaattGTATGctttatttataacaaaaataggtatttaatttaaaaacttcaataaaaataatttaagaaacgTTAAACAGCTTTGGTTAAAATCAGTAGTAGTCAGGCACTGGTGCGCAAGCTATTTTCACAAAGTCTTCGTATCGTACTTGGCCATTGGGTCCAACGTTTGCCTCGTGAAAGATGTGgtcaactaaaattaaatcaattaaagttTTAGTTTCGGGGAAATTCCTGCTGGATATTCTTTGGagtaattttaacataatttgaaataatatttgctattttacttttaaactCCCTCAATTCTTAATAGTTCTAGAACGCAAGTCTTATGACAGTTTAATACCTTCTTTGACGCTCAGCTTTTCTCCCCAATTCAACAGAATGTGTCTCAAATCTTTCGCCGAAATGAGCCCTGTCTTTTTAGGGTCGTTCGCTCGAAATGCAGCTAGCACTTCAGTCGGCAATTTCTCAACTTTGCTGTGAGCATGCATGACATCCAAAAAGTCTGAGAATGCAAGCTGCCCGCCTGTGggatgattaaaaaaattaatttggtaatTAGGTCAATTAGTTGAGCCAAACCCGACCTTTTTCTTTGAAGTACTTTTTGAGCTCGGCAATGGTAGGGCTCATGCCCAGTGACCGCATCGTCACCGTCAGTTCGTCTAGGGTTCGAATTTGGCCATTTCGTGCAAACAGGTAAAAGCACTCTCGAAATTCTGAAACAATGAGTAATGCAAACATTCAACTGATAAGATTAAACAGAGCCAATTTGTGCGTTTCGCTTACCGTCGATGTCTTGTTCCCGAAAGTAGCGAGCCTGGATTCAAagcacaaaatattatttcaggaCAGtgttagcaaaaaaaaatatttaccattttctgGCAGAAATTGGGCAAATTACGGACGAGAATTCAGCGAAGCGAATCAAGCCTTTCCAGCTGACTTGGCACCTGCCGCTACCTGTGTGTGTCTATCTCTCTGCCTTTGTTGGGAGCGCTCTCTGGTTGCTAAAGCTGCTATTACCTCTAAAAGCTGATAATGAGGAGACTGCGTCACAGTAATATCGCAAAAACGTCAGTTAATAATTGTAGTGCGCAGCCAATAAATACCATGGTGACAGTAGGCCTACTCTCTactctttttttcattttttaattaaatttcaaaaattttggttaattttactAACGTGCCAGATGTCTTTGAGACtggtttttacaaatttcaaaagatgtttgtaaaattaataactctcTCTTTATATTcccttgtatttttttatttaaaataattgggtGCAACAAATAGACAAATATAGTATtgaagttatgcaacctgagCTGCATTTGAGGTTGTACTGCTGCATAAGTTCTAAGTTCCACTCTTTCCTTTATTGAAGTCAAAAGTTAACCCAGGGAGTACAGTTGTCGTTCAGGAGAGATCGCATGTTTTTTCATCGAGAAGGGGACCGTGAGAAAATATCTTAAGCTTTGTATTCAGGGTTGAATGACAGGGGAGGAAGAAAAAGACAAAGAAAGCAGGCCGTTCCCTTGCCCGTTCAGCCAGTTCttgaataaagtttttttcttgccatcgtgctttttatttcgacgttcaaataatatgttgtttaattcaaatttgatagacgtgaataatttagaaaaacatGAACGTTGAGATTTAGGAATTAATTCGGTGAATTAAACACGACAAGTAAACTCAACTATGCTTACAGCGTTAActttattcaacaaaattattttttattatttaatatttttttactgtcgCAACCCTTGAAtaagtttatttatattttttttcaaataattcttttgaatGGCTTGGCTCTGGTCACTCTGGTGCGGCGCGCGCTATTGTTTTCGTGCTTATTATGCTTATTATGCAGTGCGATATGCCTCCAGCCTCCAAAAGCGACAAAGAGGCAGTCAACACAAATTTTG
This window encodes:
- the LOC135939440 gene encoding calmodulin-like protein 4, yielding MARYFREQDIDEFRECFYLFARNGQIRTLDELTVTMRSLGMSPTIAELKKYFKEKGGQLAFSDFLDVMHAHSKVEKLPTEVLAAFRANDPKKTGLISAKDLRHILLNWGEKLSVKEVDHIFHEANVGPNGQVRYEDFVKIACAPVPDYY